From Aurantimicrobium sp. INA4, one genomic window encodes:
- a CDS encoding 4-hydroxy-3-methylbut-2-enyl diphosphate reductase: MPRIPRPMKTLVEMPSPNPKKVLLASPRGYCAGVDRAVITVEKALETYGAPVYVRKEIVHNKYVVSTLEEAGAIFVDEVDEVPAGSHLVFSAHGVSPAVVASAEAKNMQTIDATCPLVTKVHREAVRFARDDYEILLIGHVGHEEVEGTAGEAPDHVTIVDGPHAVPDIEVKDPNKVVWLSQTTLSVDETMETVRLLRERFPNLQDPPSDDICYATQNRQIAIKKVAANSDLVIVVGSANSSNSVRLVEVALEYGAKASYRVDFADEIQQEWFDGVSTVGVTSGASVPEELVQDVLTVIATAGYTDIEEVKTAEEDLIFSLPKELRPKRAS, encoded by the coding sequence ATGCCCCGCATACCCCGCCCCATGAAGACCCTGGTTGAGATGCCGTCGCCGAACCCCAAGAAGGTTCTCCTGGCTTCTCCACGTGGTTATTGTGCTGGCGTTGACCGTGCAGTCATCACGGTAGAGAAGGCACTTGAAACCTACGGTGCACCCGTCTACGTGCGCAAAGAGATCGTTCACAACAAGTACGTAGTTTCAACCTTGGAAGAGGCAGGAGCCATTTTCGTCGACGAAGTCGATGAAGTTCCTGCGGGTTCACATCTCGTGTTCTCAGCTCACGGTGTCTCACCAGCGGTTGTGGCCAGCGCTGAAGCCAAGAACATGCAAACCATAGATGCCACCTGTCCGCTGGTGACGAAAGTTCACCGTGAAGCAGTGCGCTTTGCTCGCGACGATTATGAAATCCTTCTCATTGGGCATGTCGGCCACGAAGAGGTAGAAGGAACAGCAGGGGAAGCCCCGGACCATGTCACCATCGTGGATGGTCCTCACGCAGTTCCTGACATTGAGGTCAAAGACCCCAACAAAGTTGTCTGGTTGTCACAAACGACGTTGAGCGTGGACGAGACCATGGAAACAGTGCGCCTGTTGCGTGAACGTTTCCCCAACTTGCAAGATCCCCCCAGTGACGACATTTGTTATGCCACCCAAAACCGTCAGATTGCCATCAAGAAGGTTGCAGCAAACTCTGACCTTGTCATTGTTGTTGGCTCAGCCAACTCATCAAACTCCGTGCGATTGGTGGAGGTAGCACTGGAATACGGAGCCAAGGCGTCTTATCGTGTTGATTTCGCCGATGAAATTCAGCAGGAATGGTTTGACGGAGTTTCCACAGTTGGGGTGACCAGCGGAGCATCTGTTCCCGAAGAGCTCGTTCAAGATGTGCTCACAGTGATTGCAACTGCCGGATATACCGACATCGAAGAAGTAAAGACAGCCGAAGAAGACCTGATCTTCTCTTTGCCTAAAGAACTGCGGCCAAAGCGCGCGAGCTAA
- a CDS encoding DUF4245 domain-containing protein, with product MSPRKKEPKIVAELGRPETPEETAARKAENSRLYKSRKTINNLVYSMLVTLALVLVIYFLVPRPDGDPQWNIDYVAQSEVAAQTLNRDLLVPAMPEDWRANAAELRNASNGKVTSWYIGFITPNDQFIAFNEAFEADATWVSQTLNEYPPTGEMTIDGQVWTVYDNREMSDPGNVEYAMVTTSGDATIVLFGTAEPVEFEQLATSITADLRSTQ from the coding sequence ATGAGCCCTCGCAAGAAGGAACCCAAGATTGTCGCGGAGCTAGGTAGGCCCGAGACACCGGAAGAGACTGCTGCCCGTAAGGCGGAAAATTCCAGGCTCTACAAATCTCGTAAGACCATCAACAACCTTGTCTATTCCATGCTGGTCACTCTGGCATTGGTGTTGGTGATTTATTTCCTCGTGCCTCGCCCCGATGGTGACCCCCAATGGAACATTGACTACGTGGCCCAGAGCGAGGTTGCAGCGCAAACGTTAAACCGTGATTTGCTTGTACCTGCTATGCCCGAAGATTGGCGTGCAAACGCAGCAGAGCTGCGTAATGCCAGCAATGGGAAAGTGACCAGTTGGTATATCGGCTTTATCACTCCCAACGATCAGTTCATTGCTTTCAATGAAGCTTTTGAGGCTGACGCGACATGGGTTTCACAAACTCTCAATGAATATCCCCCAACGGGAGAAATGACAATCGATGGCCAGGTCTGGACCGTGTATGACAACCGGGAAATGAGTGATCCCGGCAATGTTGAATACGCGATGGTCACCACCTCCGGTGATGCCACCATCGTCCTCTTTGGCACGGCTGAACCTGTTGAGTTTGAACAGCTGGCCACCTCGATTACGGCAGACCTGAGGAGCACCCAATGA
- a CDS encoding zinc-binding dehydrogenase, with protein sequence MRAAVAISQDPSNPLAGLVVQDMPEPQAVPGWVKVKVVASSLNPHDLWTLKGVGHPAERIPMILGCDAAGYLEDGTPVIVHPVFGDAERGHGDITMDPQRALLSEVHNGGFAEWVLVPETHVVPKPDYFSFEEAAVLPIAWGTAYRMLFTRAGLKPGDKVLVQGATGGVASAAISLAKAAGATVYATTRDEANFDFANKAGADEVFITGARLPERVDIVVETIGEATWSHSLKALRPGGTVVICGATSGPNASADLNRVFYQQLSVIGSTGCTVDEFTHLLAFMQSEGLRPTITDTVSLENIHEGFQKLLAGKQLGKIAVRVSEEN encoded by the coding sequence ATGCGTGCAGCCGTAGCAATCAGTCAAGACCCGTCCAACCCTCTAGCGGGGCTTGTTGTTCAAGATATGCCCGAACCACAAGCGGTTCCTGGCTGGGTCAAAGTCAAAGTAGTTGCCTCCTCGTTGAACCCACACGATCTGTGGACCCTCAAAGGTGTGGGCCATCCAGCTGAGCGGATCCCGATGATATTAGGCTGCGATGCAGCCGGATATCTCGAAGATGGAACCCCTGTGATTGTTCACCCCGTATTTGGAGACGCAGAGCGCGGTCATGGTGACATCACCATGGATCCGCAGCGTGCTCTGCTCTCGGAAGTCCACAACGGTGGTTTTGCTGAATGGGTGCTCGTTCCAGAAACACATGTTGTGCCCAAGCCGGACTATTTCAGTTTTGAGGAAGCTGCTGTTCTTCCCATCGCGTGGGGTACCGCGTACCGCATGTTGTTCACACGTGCGGGACTCAAGCCTGGAGATAAGGTGCTGGTGCAAGGTGCCACCGGTGGTGTTGCCAGTGCCGCTATTTCTTTAGCCAAGGCAGCGGGTGCCACGGTCTATGCCACCACTCGAGATGAAGCGAACTTTGATTTTGCGAACAAGGCAGGAGCAGACGAGGTGTTCATCACCGGAGCCCGTTTGCCTGAACGTGTCGATATTGTCGTGGAAACCATCGGGGAAGCCACCTGGTCTCATTCACTCAAAGCGCTTCGCCCCGGGGGAACTGTTGTTATTTGTGGCGCAACTTCGGGCCCGAATGCCTCAGCAGACTTGAACCGTGTTTTCTATCAGCAGCTTTCGGTGATCGGTTCAACCGGATGCACCGTGGATGAATTTACCCACCTGCTCGCATTTATGCAGTCTGAAGGATTACGTCCCACCATAACCGACACGGTGAGCCTAGAAAACATCCACGAAGGATTCCAGAAGCTCCTAGCTGGCAAACAGCTTGGCAAGATTGCCGTGCGCGTCAGCGAAGAAAACTAA
- a CDS encoding class II fumarate hydratase: MATNKDFRVEHDTMGEVLVPITALYGAQTQRAVENFPISGSTLEAAHIAALAQIKKSAALANAELGVLNQRLADAIAWAADEVIAGKYDDQFPIDIYQTGSGTSSNMNMNEVLATLASKKLKKPVHPNDHVNCSQSSNDVFPTSVHVAVTSALIKDLIPSLEYLAKALEKKAKKWANVVKSGRTHLMDATPVTLGQEFGGYAAQIRLGIERIKAALPRVAEVPLGGTAVGTGINTPKGFPQLVIKKLAKETKLPITEARDHFEAQANRDGLVEASGALRTIAVSLTKICNDIRWMGSGPNTGLAEIHIPDLQPGSSIMPGKVNPVVPEAVLMVCMRVIGNDAAVVMGGASGLFELNVAIPVMGSSVLESIRLLSASARILADKTVNGLEANVKRARALAESSPSIVTPLNKYIGYEAAAKIAKHAVAHGITIREATLELGYVDGKKLTLEQLDSALDVLSMTHP; this comes from the coding sequence GTGGCCACAAACAAGGATTTCCGCGTCGAACACGACACGATGGGTGAAGTGCTGGTTCCCATCACTGCTCTCTATGGTGCACAAACCCAGCGCGCGGTGGAGAACTTCCCCATCTCAGGCTCCACTCTCGAGGCAGCTCACATCGCAGCCCTGGCGCAGATCAAAAAATCCGCTGCCCTGGCCAATGCTGAACTGGGTGTGCTTAACCAGCGCCTCGCAGATGCCATCGCGTGGGCAGCCGATGAGGTTATTGCGGGCAAGTATGACGATCAGTTCCCTATCGACATTTACCAAACAGGCTCTGGCACCAGCTCAAACATGAACATGAACGAGGTGCTGGCTACTCTCGCCTCAAAGAAACTGAAGAAGCCTGTTCACCCCAATGATCACGTGAATTGCTCACAGTCCTCCAACGATGTGTTTCCCACGTCCGTGCATGTGGCGGTGACCAGTGCACTCATCAAAGATCTCATTCCATCTTTGGAATATCTCGCTAAGGCACTCGAGAAGAAAGCCAAGAAGTGGGCAAACGTGGTGAAGTCAGGCCGCACCCACCTCATGGATGCCACCCCTGTTACTCTCGGCCAAGAGTTTGGCGGCTATGCAGCACAGATTCGCCTCGGCATTGAACGCATCAAAGCTGCCCTGCCCCGTGTAGCCGAAGTTCCCCTCGGAGGAACAGCCGTGGGAACGGGGATCAACACCCCCAAGGGTTTCCCTCAATTGGTGATTAAGAAACTGGCCAAAGAAACCAAGTTGCCGATTACTGAAGCCCGTGACCATTTTGAAGCCCAAGCCAATCGCGATGGCTTGGTGGAGGCCTCAGGTGCATTGCGCACCATCGCGGTGAGCTTGACCAAAATCTGTAATGACATTCGCTGGATGGGCTCAGGGCCAAATACCGGCCTTGCTGAAATTCATATCCCTGATCTGCAACCAGGCTCCTCCATCATGCCGGGCAAGGTGAATCCTGTAGTTCCCGAAGCAGTACTCATGGTCTGCATGCGTGTCATTGGTAATGATGCGGCTGTTGTGATGGGTGGCGCGTCTGGACTTTTCGAGCTCAACGTCGCTATTCCCGTGATGGGAAGCTCCGTGCTGGAATCAATCCGTTTACTTTCTGCCTCTGCGCGCATCCTCGCTGATAAGACCGTTAACGGCCTGGAGGCCAATGTGAAGCGAGCTCGGGCGCTGGCTGAGTCCAGTCCCTCGATCGTGACACCGCTGAATAAATACATCGGTTATGAAGCAGCAGCAAAGATCGCCAAGCATGCCGTTGCTCACGGCATCACTATCCGCGAAGCCACGCTGGAACTCGGCTATGTCGATGGTAAGAAGCTCACGCTTGAACAACTCGACAGTGCCCTAGATGTACTGTCCATGACACATCCCTAA
- the glpX gene encoding class II fructose-bisphosphatase: MELVRATEAAAIRAVPFIGHGDKNAADKAAVDAMRAFLSTVNFEGVVVIGEGEKDEAPMLFNGEKVGTGRGPACDIAVDPIDGTSLTAAGRQNAVSVIAVSDRGTMLDASSVFYMNKIVTGEAGVGVVDIRKPIGENIRALAKAMGKPVGDIRVAILDRPRHEGLIQEIRDAGAGTRLLLDGDVAGGINAARYESRIDMCVGIGGSPEGVVTACAIKALGGQIQTMLAPKDDEEMQRGIDAGLKFDHVYDQDSLVTSDNTFFVATGVTDGGLVEGVRRKGPIIRTDSIILRGKSGTIRRVQTDYRADRWLEV; the protein is encoded by the coding sequence ATGGAATTGGTGCGCGCCACCGAAGCCGCCGCGATTCGCGCAGTGCCATTTATCGGCCATGGCGACAAGAATGCTGCTGACAAAGCAGCAGTCGACGCCATGCGTGCTTTTCTCTCCACGGTGAACTTTGAGGGCGTTGTCGTCATTGGTGAGGGTGAAAAAGATGAAGCCCCCATGCTGTTTAACGGTGAGAAGGTGGGAACCGGACGAGGTCCTGCCTGCGATATTGCCGTAGACCCCATCGACGGCACCAGCCTGACGGCTGCGGGCCGCCAGAACGCAGTCTCCGTCATCGCCGTCTCTGACCGTGGCACCATGCTGGATGCCTCCTCCGTTTTTTATATGAACAAAATCGTCACCGGTGAAGCAGGCGTTGGCGTTGTTGATATTCGTAAGCCCATTGGTGAAAACATTCGTGCGCTGGCCAAAGCGATGGGTAAGCCAGTTGGCGACATTCGCGTCGCCATTCTTGACCGCCCACGTCACGAGGGTCTTATTCAGGAAATCCGCGATGCTGGGGCCGGAACACGCTTGCTGCTGGACGGTGATGTTGCTGGTGGTATCAACGCAGCCCGCTACGAGTCACGCATTGATATGTGTGTCGGTATCGGTGGAAGCCCCGAAGGTGTGGTCACCGCCTGCGCCATCAAGGCGCTCGGTGGCCAGATTCAAACCATGCTGGCTCCCAAGGATGACGAAGAGATGCAGCGCGGTATTGATGCTGGCCTCAAGTTTGATCATGTCTATGACCAAGACAGCTTGGTCACCAGTGACAACACCTTCTTTGTTGCTACCGGCGTAACCGATGGTGGTCTGGTTGAAGGTGTTCGCCGTAAGGGGCCGATTATCCGCACAGACAGCATCATTTTGCGAGGCAAGTCTGGCACCATCCGTCGCGTGCAGACGGACTACCGCGCAGATCGCTGGCTCGAGGTCTAA
- a CDS encoding DUF6264 family protein — MSDKKPQAPKPEDSKQAPTPLTPEEKQERSLALDRFITWGLIFVGVYSVFSGLADYINPRPVMNALVDELNTLMPDFNMGTFTGVAFATQMGWIAVTIQAVILALVVWKSRERMQAKKKSWWVPVIGAVISNILSTACIFISLLADPGFQEAINNMANSAK; from the coding sequence TTGTCAGATAAAAAACCACAGGCTCCCAAGCCTGAAGATTCCAAGCAGGCTCCGACTCCGCTTACTCCTGAGGAGAAGCAGGAGCGGAGCCTTGCTCTGGATCGATTCATTACCTGGGGTTTGATCTTCGTTGGCGTGTATTCGGTCTTTTCAGGCCTCGCTGATTACATCAACCCTCGCCCAGTGATGAACGCACTCGTTGATGAACTCAACACCCTCATGCCCGACTTCAACATGGGCACGTTTACAGGTGTGGCATTTGCCACCCAAATGGGTTGGATCGCCGTCACTATTCAGGCAGTCATTCTTGCTTTAGTTGTTTGGAAATCACGCGAGCGCATGCAAGCAAAGAAGAAGTCGTGGTGGGTTCCAGTTATTGGAGCAGTTATCTCCAATATTCTTTCCACCGCATGCATCTTCATCTCGTTGTTGGCTGACCCTGGATTCCAAGAAGCCATCAACAACATGGCGAACTCTGCGAAGTAG
- the fbaA gene encoding class II fructose-bisphosphate aldolase, with amino-acid sequence MPVATPEQYAEMLDKAKAKGFAYPAFNVSSSQTLNAVLQGLTEAGSDGIIQVTTGGADYFAGHTVKARATGALAFAKFAHEVAKSYPITVALHTDHCPKNALDDFVLPLINASEEEVRAGRNPIFQSHMWDGSAVPLTENLDIAEMMLAKTKNIHAILEVEIGVVGGEEDGVSHDINDSLYTTVEDGIKTVEALGLGENGRYMAAMTFGNVHGVYKPGNVKLRPELLKDIQEGVATKFGTGPKPFDLVFHGGSGSTDEEIAEAVANGVVKMNIDTDTQYAFTRSVADTMFRNYDGVLKVDGEVGNKKIYDPRAWGKIAETAMAARVVHSTEQLGSAGHSGK; translated from the coding sequence ATGCCCGTCGCAACCCCGGAACAGTATGCAGAGATGCTCGACAAAGCAAAAGCCAAAGGCTTTGCTTACCCTGCATTCAACGTCTCGAGCTCTCAGACACTGAACGCTGTTCTTCAGGGCCTCACCGAGGCAGGTTCCGACGGAATCATCCAGGTCACCACTGGTGGTGCTGACTACTTCGCAGGCCACACCGTTAAGGCACGTGCAACCGGTGCACTTGCTTTCGCGAAGTTTGCTCACGAAGTAGCAAAGAGCTACCCCATCACCGTGGCACTACACACCGACCACTGCCCCAAGAACGCTCTCGATGACTTTGTTCTCCCCTTGATCAACGCTTCTGAAGAAGAAGTTCGCGCAGGACGCAACCCCATCTTCCAGTCCCACATGTGGGATGGCTCGGCAGTGCCCCTGACCGAAAACCTCGACATCGCCGAGATGATGCTGGCAAAGACCAAGAACATCCACGCCATCCTCGAGGTTGAGATCGGTGTTGTTGGTGGAGAAGAAGACGGTGTCTCCCACGACATCAACGACAGCCTCTACACCACCGTGGAAGACGGCATCAAGACTGTTGAAGCTCTTGGTCTAGGAGAGAATGGTCGCTACATGGCCGCCATGACCTTCGGAAACGTTCACGGTGTCTACAAGCCCGGTAACGTCAAGCTCCGTCCAGAACTGCTCAAGGACATCCAGGAAGGTGTAGCTACCAAGTTCGGCACCGGCCCCAAGCCTTTCGACCTCGTATTCCACGGTGGATCTGGTTCAACGGATGAAGAGATTGCTGAAGCCGTAGCCAACGGTGTAGTCAAGATGAACATCGACACTGACACACAGTACGCCTTTACCCGTTCTGTTGCAGACACCATGTTCCGCAACTACGACGGTGTGCTCAAGGTTGACGGTGAAGTAGGAAACAAGAAGATCTACGACCCCCGCGCCTGGGGAAAGATCGCGGAGACTGCCATGGCAGCACGCGTCGTCCACTCAACCGAGCAGCTTGGTTCTGCCGGCCACTCCGGAAAGTAA
- a CDS encoding exodeoxyribonuclease VII small subunit yields MATPADVSKLSYEEARNELVAVVAQLEQGSPTLEETLTLWERGEALAARCEEWLVGAKERLNAARAGLDSAGASAE; encoded by the coding sequence ATGGCAACACCAGCAGATGTCTCCAAGCTCAGCTACGAAGAAGCACGTAACGAGCTTGTCGCTGTCGTTGCGCAACTCGAGCAAGGCAGCCCCACTCTCGAAGAGACTCTCACCCTCTGGGAGCGCGGTGAAGCACTTGCCGCTCGCTGCGAAGAATGGCTGGTCGGAGCCAAAGAGCGCCTGAACGCCGCCCGAGCTGGTTTAGATTCTGCAGGCGCCTCAGCAGAATGA
- a CDS encoding aldo/keto reductase, which translates to MKYTQLRELTVSRIGLGCMGMSHLFTGKDQPDEVHIATIHRALDLGVTFFDTAEIYGPFKNEVLVGKALKAHRDKVVIATKFGLMTGEGPDRRLGMDSTPANIRYAVEQSLKRLDMDYIDLYYQHRVDKSVPIEDVIGTLKELITEGKIGHIGLSEAGKETIRRANAVHPITALQSEYSLWTRDGEDGTLELLRELGIGFVPYSPLGRGMLSGKITSLDQFDADDWRLTNPRFEPEAFEKNKEILTEVINIAEEVGCTPAQLALAWLLAKGSDWSPIPGTVRINHLEEDLAAVDVVLSDDQVARLDNVTQPVGDHHTAAQMKMFDR; encoded by the coding sequence GTGAAATACACCCAGTTACGCGAGCTCACCGTTTCTCGAATCGGCTTGGGCTGCATGGGAATGTCACACCTCTTCACGGGCAAGGACCAGCCCGACGAGGTGCACATTGCCACGATTCACCGTGCTTTAGATCTCGGTGTGACATTCTTCGACACTGCTGAAATCTATGGCCCCTTCAAGAACGAAGTCCTTGTGGGCAAGGCCCTCAAGGCACATCGCGACAAAGTTGTTATTGCCACCAAGTTTGGCCTCATGACTGGCGAGGGACCTGATCGCAGGTTAGGGATGGATTCAACTCCAGCAAATATTCGTTATGCCGTGGAGCAATCCCTCAAGCGCCTGGATATGGATTACATCGATCTCTACTACCAGCACCGCGTGGATAAGTCTGTTCCGATCGAAGACGTGATCGGAACACTAAAGGAACTCATTACTGAAGGCAAAATTGGCCACATTGGTCTTTCCGAAGCGGGTAAAGAAACCATTCGCCGGGCTAACGCCGTCCACCCGATAACAGCCTTGCAATCGGAATATTCATTGTGGACTCGAGATGGTGAAGACGGCACTCTCGAATTGTTGCGGGAGCTAGGTATTGGCTTTGTCCCTTACTCCCCTCTAGGTCGTGGCATGCTCAGCGGAAAGATCACGTCACTGGACCAGTTCGACGCCGACGACTGGCGTTTAACCAATCCTCGCTTTGAGCCAGAAGCATTCGAGAAGAACAAAGAAATCCTGACCGAGGTCATCAACATTGCTGAAGAAGTAGGCTGCACGCCTGCTCAGCTCGCTCTTGCGTGGCTGTTGGCGAAGGGTTCGGACTGGTCCCCCATTCCGGGCACTGTGCGCATTAACCACCTCGAAGAGGACCTCGCGGCGGTGGATGTTGTGCTCAGTGATGACCAGGTGGCGCGTCTGGATAACGTCACTCAACCCGTTGGTGATCACCACACGGCCGCGCAGATGAAAATGTTTGACCGCTAG
- the xseA gene encoding exodeoxyribonuclease VII large subunit: MSEVASTPDEPWPIAALTTKLKAYLDRLGLVWVEGEITQWDQRSSGIFGKLKDLTEDSTMGFTIWSNARTKMPDDIKQGDRVIALVKVDFWKKNGQLGLNVLELRHVGLGDLLEKLERLRAQLAKEGLFDADRKVPLPFLPQCIGLITGQDSDAEKDVLRNAHLRWPQVEFKVIHTKVQGDQTVPEVIAAIQKLDADPEVDVIIIARGGGDFQNLLPFSDEKLVRVAAACVTPLVSAIGHEADAPLLDNVADLRASTPTDAAKRVVPDVSEELARVADAKSRISNKVTSFLSTELERLESLRSRPVLADSDWIIATRAEEIVRNVQRGSDLVDRALHNAMQETVSLKTQLRALSPQQTLDRGYAIAVLADGSVARSAKDAPANTEFTLTLAEGTVDAVSKGAPKKK, translated from the coding sequence ATGAGTGAGGTAGCATCGACCCCGGACGAGCCGTGGCCCATTGCTGCCCTGACGACCAAGCTCAAGGCATACCTAGACCGCCTCGGTCTGGTGTGGGTTGAAGGCGAGATCACCCAGTGGGATCAGCGTTCCTCGGGAATCTTTGGAAAACTCAAAGACCTCACCGAAGACTCCACTATGGGCTTCACCATTTGGTCGAACGCCCGCACCAAGATGCCTGATGACATCAAACAGGGTGACCGCGTTATTGCGCTGGTCAAAGTGGACTTTTGGAAAAAGAATGGCCAGTTGGGGCTTAATGTTCTGGAATTACGCCATGTTGGCTTGGGCGATCTGTTGGAGAAGTTGGAGCGCCTTCGCGCTCAGCTGGCCAAGGAGGGCCTCTTTGACGCTGACCGGAAGGTTCCACTTCCGTTCTTGCCACAATGCATTGGGCTGATCACCGGTCAAGACTCTGACGCAGAAAAAGATGTCCTACGCAATGCTCACCTGCGCTGGCCACAGGTTGAATTCAAGGTCATTCACACCAAGGTGCAAGGTGACCAAACCGTTCCCGAGGTTATTGCCGCAATCCAGAAACTGGATGCCGACCCCGAGGTTGATGTCATCATCATTGCGCGCGGTGGTGGCGATTTCCAGAATCTCTTGCCGTTCAGCGATGAAAAGCTAGTGCGTGTGGCGGCTGCCTGTGTCACTCCCCTGGTCAGCGCCATCGGCCACGAGGCCGATGCGCCCCTGTTAGATAACGTGGCAGATCTGCGCGCTTCCACCCCCACTGATGCAGCCAAGCGGGTTGTTCCCGACGTGAGTGAGGAACTTGCTCGCGTTGCTGATGCGAAGAGCCGAATCAGCAACAAGGTCACAAGTTTCCTCTCGACTGAGCTGGAGCGCTTAGAGAGCCTGCGTTCTCGACCCGTGCTGGCAGATTCTGATTGGATCATTGCCACTCGGGCTGAAGAGATTGTGCGCAACGTGCAGCGCGGTTCTGACCTTGTCGACCGCGCATTGCACAACGCCATGCAAGAGACAGTGTCTTTGAAAACTCAGCTGCGAGCGCTCTCGCCTCAGCAAACCTTGGATCGTGGCTACGCCATCGCTGTCTTGGCGGACGGCTCCGTCGCACGCAGTGCGAAGGATGCTCCAGCAAACACTGAATTTACACTCACCCTCGCTGAGGGCACGGTTGATGCTGTCTCGAAGGGTGCACCAAAAAAGAAGTAG
- a CDS encoding carbonic anhydrase, giving the protein MNRTRLSPADAWAEMIRGNELFVLGAPAHPRQDVERRNELMEEQRPLSALFGCSDSRLAAEIIFDKGLGDLFVVRNAGQIISDSVVGSLEYAVGILEVPLIVVLGHDNCGAIKGAINMLGPDASQLPPHIASLVSRIVPAIRRVAGKAGQFAPDGSLNPADVDALEVGREHLRDTIAELMESSELITQAIADGKLAIVGANYRLGQGAVKPDVVVGDIGI; this is encoded by the coding sequence ATGAACCGAACGCGACTAAGCCCAGCAGACGCTTGGGCTGAAATGATTCGCGGAAATGAACTGTTCGTTCTAGGCGCCCCCGCTCACCCCCGCCAGGATGTGGAACGCCGCAACGAACTCATGGAGGAGCAGCGTCCACTGTCAGCTCTCTTTGGCTGTTCCGACTCCCGTCTTGCCGCAGAAATTATTTTCGATAAAGGCCTGGGTGATCTGTTCGTGGTCCGCAATGCAGGCCAGATTATTTCTGACTCTGTCGTGGGCTCACTGGAATACGCGGTCGGAATCTTGGAAGTTCCTCTCATTGTGGTGCTCGGTCACGACAACTGTGGAGCAATCAAGGGCGCCATAAATATGCTGGGCCCAGATGCCTCACAGCTTCCTCCACACATTGCGAGCTTGGTCTCACGCATTGTTCCCGCCATTCGCCGCGTTGCCGGCAAGGCAGGACAGTTTGCCCCGGATGGTTCCCTCAACCCCGCTGACGTAGATGCTCTCGAGGTGGGTCGCGAACACCTGCGCGACACCATTGCTGAGCTGATGGAAAGCTCAGAACTTATTACTCAAGCAATTGCCGACGGCAAATTGGCCATCGTGGGCGCCAACTATCGCTTGGGTCAAGGTGCTGTAAAGCCCGATGTTGTCGTAGGAGACATCGGTATCTAA